One segment of Yersinia kristensenii DNA contains the following:
- the elbB gene encoding isoprenoid biosynthesis glyoxalase ElbB, whose amino-acid sequence MKTVGVVLSGCGVLDGTEIHESVLTILALDRAGARVLFFAPDKPQLDVINHFMGEESHEQRNVLAESARIARSLIKPLSVANSDDLDALIVPGGFGAAKNLSDFAIKGSECSIDPDLYKLTQSMHKAGKPIGFMCISPVMLPKLLGKPVRLTIGNDPDTIDAIEAMGGQHVICPADDVVVDAENKVVTTPAYMLAASISEAAKGIDKLVAKVLDLTE is encoded by the coding sequence ATGAAAACAGTCGGTGTCGTGCTGAGTGGATGTGGTGTTTTAGATGGCACAGAGATACATGAATCTGTCTTAACTATATTAGCATTGGATCGTGCTGGAGCTCGTGTTTTATTCTTCGCACCAGATAAGCCACAACTCGATGTTATTAATCATTTTATGGGTGAAGAATCCCATGAGCAACGCAATGTTTTAGCTGAGTCTGCGCGCATTGCCCGTAGCCTGATAAAGCCGCTTTCTGTCGCCAATTCAGATGACTTGGATGCCCTTATTGTTCCTGGTGGCTTTGGAGCGGCAAAGAACCTTAGCGATTTTGCAATTAAGGGTTCTGAATGTTCCATAGATCCGGATTTATATAAACTTACGCAATCAATGCATAAGGCCGGCAAACCAATTGGGTTTATGTGTATTTCGCCTGTGATGTTGCCAAAGCTGCTGGGGAAACCTGTTCGCCTGACAATTGGTAACGATCCCGACACCATTGATGCAATTGAAGCTATGGGGGGGCAACATGTTATTTGCCCTGCTGATGATGTGGTGGTCGATGCAGAGAATAAAGTGGTCACAACTCCGGCCTATATGTTGGCGGCGTCAATTTCCGAAGCAGCAAAAGGAATTGATAAGCTGGTGGCGAAGGTGCTGGATTTAACCGAATGA
- the mtgA gene encoding monofunctional biosynthetic peptidoglycan transglycosylase translates to MISVRRGLNWLWYWGKRGIIGLAALWLAGILIFAFLPVPFSMVMIERQLGAWLTGDFSYVAHSDWVPMDEISPYMALAVMAAEDQKFPEHWGFDVGAIESALAHNQRNQNRIRGASTLSQQTAKNLFLWDGRSWVRKGLEVGLTAGIELVWTKRRILTVYLNIAEFGEGIFGVEAAARHFFNKPASKLSASEAALLAAVLPNPLRFKVNAPSGYVISRQQWILRQMRQLGGKEFIHANDLD, encoded by the coding sequence ATGATTTCAGTTCGTCGCGGATTAAATTGGCTTTGGTATTGGGGTAAGCGGGGCATCATTGGCCTTGCTGCTCTGTGGTTGGCCGGTATTTTGATTTTTGCTTTTCTGCCGGTTCCGTTTTCCATGGTCATGATTGAAAGGCAGCTCGGGGCTTGGCTGACGGGCGATTTCTCATATGTTGCTCATTCTGATTGGGTGCCGATGGATGAAATTTCGCCTTATATGGCGCTGGCGGTGATGGCGGCGGAAGATCAAAAATTCCCTGAGCATTGGGGGTTTGATGTCGGTGCCATTGAGTCGGCATTAGCCCACAATCAGCGCAATCAGAATCGTATCCGTGGTGCCTCCACCTTATCGCAACAAACTGCCAAAAATCTGTTTTTATGGGATGGACGGAGCTGGGTGCGTAAAGGGCTGGAGGTGGGCTTGACCGCCGGTATTGAGTTGGTGTGGACTAAGCGGCGCATCCTGACGGTTTATCTGAATATCGCGGAATTTGGCGAGGGTATTTTTGGCGTAGAAGCTGCTGCTCGCCATTTCTTCAATAAACCGGCCAGTAAATTGAGCGCATCAGAAGCCGCCCTATTAGCCGCAGTTCTGCCCAATCCACTGCGTTTTAAAGTGAATGCGCCATCAGGTTATGTTATTTCCCGCCAGCAGTGGATTTTGCGCCAGATGCGGCAATTGGGGGGCAAAGAATTCATACACGCAAATGATTTAGATTAA
- a CDS encoding TIGR01212 family radical SAM protein (This family includes YhcC from E. coli K-12, an uncharacterized radical SAM protein.) yields the protein MQLQRLVNMFGADLQRRYGEKIHKLTLHGGFSCPNRDGTLGRGGCTFCNVASFADEQMQQQGIAQQLAEQAKKANRAKRYLAYFQAYTSTYAEVNALAAMYEQALAEADIVGLCVGTRPDCVPDAVLDLLSTYHQQGYEVWLELGLQTANDKTLKRINRGHDFACYQQTARRARARGLKVCCHLIVGLPGENQAQCMETLEKVAASGVDGIKLHPLHIVEGSIMAKAWRAGRLPELALEEYVLTAGEMIRHTPADIVYHRISASARRPTLLAPLWCANRWTGMNELNSYMLAHGGQASAL from the coding sequence ATGCAGTTGCAGCGATTAGTCAATATGTTTGGTGCGGATTTACAGCGCCGCTATGGTGAAAAAATTCATAAACTCACGCTACACGGCGGGTTTAGCTGCCCTAATCGTGATGGAACTCTGGGGCGCGGCGGTTGCACTTTTTGTAATGTGGCCTCATTTGCCGACGAACAAATGCAGCAGCAGGGCATTGCACAGCAATTGGCGGAACAAGCAAAAAAAGCCAATCGGGCAAAACGCTACCTGGCCTACTTCCAGGCCTATACCAGTACTTATGCAGAGGTCAATGCGCTGGCGGCGATGTATGAGCAAGCTTTGGCTGAAGCTGACATTGTCGGTTTGTGTGTCGGAACCCGGCCCGATTGTGTGCCGGACGCGGTGTTGGATTTATTGAGTACTTATCATCAGCAAGGTTATGAAGTCTGGCTGGAGTTGGGGCTACAGACCGCGAATGATAAAACTCTCAAACGTATTAATCGTGGGCATGACTTTGCTTGTTACCAGCAAACCGCCCGCCGCGCCCGTGCCCGAGGGCTGAAAGTGTGTTGTCATTTGATTGTCGGCTTGCCCGGTGAGAATCAGGCGCAATGCATGGAAACTCTGGAGAAAGTAGCGGCAAGCGGTGTTGATGGGATAAAACTGCACCCGCTGCATATCGTCGAGGGCAGTATCATGGCCAAAGCATGGCGGGCGGGGCGTTTGCCGGAACTGGCATTGGAAGAGTATGTGCTGACCGCCGGTGAAATGATCCGCCATACCCCCGCCGACATTGTCTATCACCGGATTTCTGCCAGTGCCCGCAGGCCGACTTTGCTTGCGCCATTATGGTGTGCGAATCGCTGGACCGGCATGAATGAGTTGAATAGTTATATGCTGGCCCATGGCGGGCAAGCCTCTGCCCTGTGA
- the dolP gene encoding division/outer membrane stress-associated lipid-binding lipoprotein has protein sequence MKVGYIFAMLFSALLLQGCIGAVVVGSAAVATKSATDPRSVGTQVDDGTLEARVVNALSKDQQIKSQTRFVVTAYQGKVLLTGQSPTAELSNRAKQIATGVDGATEVYNEMRLGKPVDLSTASMDTWITTKVRSQLLTADSVKSSNVKVTTENGEVFLLGLVTQQEGQSAAQIASQVSGVKHVTTAFTIVK, from the coding sequence ATGAAAGTTGGTTATATTTTTGCCATGCTATTCAGCGCCCTGCTATTACAAGGTTGTATCGGTGCTGTGGTGGTTGGCAGTGCTGCCGTTGCCACGAAATCTGCCACAGACCCGCGCTCTGTCGGCACTCAGGTCGACGACGGCACACTTGAGGCCAGAGTCGTCAATGCGCTGAGCAAAGATCAGCAGATAAAAAGCCAAACACGCTTTGTCGTGACCGCTTATCAAGGGAAAGTTTTGCTAACCGGGCAATCGCCAACGGCTGAACTGTCTAACCGAGCCAAACAAATTGCGACCGGTGTTGATGGTGCCACAGAAGTGTATAACGAAATGCGCTTGGGTAAACCGGTCGATCTATCCACGGCGTCCATGGATACTTGGATCACCACCAAAGTCCGGTCACAATTACTGACCGCAGATTCGGTGAAATCTTCCAATGTGAAAGTCACCACGGAGAATGGCGAAGTGTTCCTTTTGGGTCTGGTGACTCAGCAAGAAGGGCAATCAGCCGCTCAGATAGCCAGTCAGGTGAGTGGCGTTAAGCATGTGACCACCGCGTTTACTATTGTGAAATAA
- a CDS encoding YraN family protein — protein MSQRNTGTHYENQARSHLERAGLVFEAANVTYQSGEIDLIMRDGTTWVFVEVRFRRNALFGGAAASVTYRKQQRLLRAATLWLAQRNACFATTSCRFDVFAITGSQLEWLPNAFNAD, from the coding sequence ATGAGCCAAAGGAATACTGGCACACACTACGAAAACCAAGCCCGCAGCCATCTTGAGCGGGCAGGTTTAGTGTTTGAGGCGGCAAATGTCACCTATCAAAGTGGTGAGATTGACCTTATTATGCGCGACGGAACCACTTGGGTGTTTGTTGAAGTACGCTTTCGCCGCAATGCCCTATTCGGTGGCGCTGCCGCCAGTGTCACTTACCGCAAGCAACAACGGCTACTCCGGGCCGCCACCCTTTGGTTGGCACAGCGAAATGCCTGTTTTGCCACAACATCGTGCCGTTTTGATGTTTTTGCCATCACTGGTAGTCAGTTAGAATGGCTACCAAACGCTTTCAATGCGGATTGA
- the arcB gene encoding aerobic respiration two-component sensor histidine kinase ArcB codes for MKQIRVLAQYYVDLMVKLGLVRFSLLLASVLVLLAMVVQMAVTLVLSGSVETLDLVRSIFFGLLITPWAVYFLSVVVEQLEESRQRLSRLVDKLEVMRYRDLELNKQLTENIAQLNQEIVEREKAEKAHLQVVDKLKEEMGHREQAQVELGQQSALLRSFLDASPDLVYYRNEDNEFSGCNRAMELLTGKSEKQLVGLTPKEVYAPDIAEKVMETDEKVFRHNVSLTYEQWLVYPDGRKACFELRKVPFYDSVGKRHGLMGFGRDITERKRYQDALENASRDKTTFISTISHELRTPLNGIVGLSRILLDTELDSEQLKYLKTIHVSAITLGNIFNDIIEMDKLERRKVQLDNQPIDFTGFMADLENLSGLLVQPKGLKFIMEPQLPLPEKIITDGTRLRQILWNLIGNAVKFTQQGKIVVRVRREDTDRLIFEVEDSGMGIPEDEQDKIFAMYYQVKDSNGGRPATGTGIGLAVSKRLAQSMGGDITVKSAQGAGSCFTLTIKAPAVQAASSTPSGEDIPLPALHILLVEDIELNVIVARSVLEKLGNSVEVAMNGHDALAMFKPDDFDLVLLDIQLPDMSGLDIARQIRADYGQQSLPPLVALTANVLKDKKEYLDAGMDDVLSKPLSVPALTAMIKQFWDHKPSSAAKKQELKVMQTHESLLDTAMLEQYIDLVGPQLIHQSLEMFEQMMPGYLAVLDSNMTARDQQGITEEAHKIKGAAGSVGLRHIQQLAQQIQTPTLPAWWDNVQDWVDELKSEWRNDVQVLREWAATAEKK; via the coding sequence ATGAAGCAAATCAGGGTATTAGCCCAGTACTACGTTGATTTAATGGTTAAGTTAGGGCTGGTCCGCTTCTCGCTGCTACTGGCATCTGTGCTGGTGTTGCTGGCCATGGTGGTTCAGATGGCGGTGACATTGGTATTGAGTGGCTCGGTGGAAACCCTTGATCTGGTGCGTTCCATTTTCTTTGGTTTGCTGATAACCCCTTGGGCGGTGTATTTCCTGTCGGTGGTGGTTGAACAACTGGAAGAGTCACGCCAGCGCTTATCACGGTTGGTTGATAAGCTTGAAGTGATGCGTTATCGCGATTTGGAGCTGAATAAGCAACTGACAGAAAATATTGCTCAACTTAATCAAGAAATTGTTGAGCGCGAAAAAGCAGAGAAAGCCCACCTTCAAGTGGTCGACAAACTGAAAGAAGAGATGGGCCACCGTGAACAGGCGCAGGTTGAGTTAGGGCAGCAGTCGGCCTTATTGCGCTCTTTTTTGGATGCTTCACCGGATTTGGTTTATTACCGTAACGAAGATAATGAGTTCTCTGGCTGTAACCGGGCGATGGAGCTGCTGACCGGCAAAAGTGAGAAGCAACTGGTCGGGCTGACCCCTAAAGAGGTCTATGCGCCGGATATTGCTGAGAAAGTGATGGAAACCGATGAGAAAGTTTTCCGCCACAATGTTTCGCTAACTTATGAGCAGTGGCTGGTTTACCCCGATGGCCGCAAAGCTTGCTTTGAATTGCGGAAAGTGCCGTTTTACGACAGTGTTGGTAAGCGTCATGGATTAATGGGCTTCGGGCGCGATATAACCGAACGCAAGCGCTACCAGGACGCGCTGGAGAATGCCAGTAGGGATAAGACGACTTTTATCTCAACTATCAGCCACGAGCTGCGCACGCCGCTTAATGGCATTGTCGGCCTGAGTCGCATCTTGTTAGATACCGAATTAGACAGCGAGCAACTAAAATACCTGAAAACCATTCACGTCAGTGCTATCACCCTCGGGAATATCTTCAACGATATCATTGAGATGGATAAGTTGGAGCGACGTAAAGTTCAGTTGGATAATCAACCAATTGATTTTACTGGGTTTATGGCGGATTTAGAAAACCTTTCTGGTTTGTTGGTGCAGCCGAAAGGGCTGAAATTCATTATGGAACCGCAGTTGCCCTTGCCGGAAAAAATCATTACCGATGGCACCCGCTTGCGCCAAATCCTGTGGAATTTGATTGGTAATGCGGTGAAGTTTACTCAGCAAGGTAAAATTGTGGTGCGGGTGCGGCGTGAAGATACTGACCGCTTGATTTTTGAAGTGGAAGATTCAGGGATGGGCATTCCTGAGGATGAACAAGATAAGATTTTCGCCATGTATTATCAGGTGAAAGACAGCAATGGCGGCCGTCCGGCGACCGGAACAGGCATTGGGCTGGCGGTGTCTAAACGCCTGGCCCAAAGCATGGGGGGGGATATCACGGTGAAAAGCGCCCAAGGAGCAGGTTCATGCTTTACCCTGACTATTAAAGCGCCCGCCGTGCAGGCCGCGTCCAGCACGCCATCAGGCGAAGATATCCCGCTACCCGCTCTTCATATCTTGCTGGTGGAGGATATCGAGCTGAATGTTATTGTCGCGCGCTCGGTGTTGGAAAAACTGGGCAACAGTGTTGAGGTGGCGATGAACGGCCATGATGCGCTGGCGATGTTCAAACCGGATGATTTCGATTTAGTGCTGCTGGATATTCAGCTACCGGATATGAGTGGGTTGGATATCGCCCGTCAAATTCGGGCTGATTATGGCCAGCAATCTTTACCGCCATTGGTGGCCTTGACTGCTAACGTGCTGAAAGACAAAAAAGAATATTTAGATGCCGGGATGGATGATGTGCTGAGTAAGCCGTTATCGGTGCCCGCGCTCACGGCCATGATTAAGCAATTCTGGGATCATAAGCCTTCTTCTGCCGCTAAAAAACAGGAACTTAAAGTGATGCAAACCCATGAATCGTTACTTGATACTGCCATGCTGGAACAATACATCGATTTGGTTGGCCCACAATTAATCCATCAAAGCCTTGAAATGTTTGAACAAATGATGCCGGGTTATTTGGCGGTATTGGATTCAAACATGACTGCACGGGATCAGCAGGGTATTACGGAAGAAGCGCATAAAATTAAAGGGGCGGCGGGCTCCGTGGGGTTACGCCATATCCAGCAGCTTGCACAGCAAATTCAGACACCGACACTGCCAGCATGGTGGGATAACGTGCAAGATTGGGTCGATGAATTAAAATCAGAATGGCGCAATGATGTTCAAGTGTTACGTGAGTGGGCAGCGACCGCTGAAAAAAAATAA
- a CDS encoding DUF1240 domain-containing protein, which produces MLIIRLKAIAAFFLFFIIGLGVFYFSIQELIEYFKFHDVIIYSWMDCFALFFSFVVFLFSIYPIHVAFYGVPLPPDKSKGTYKTVLVFFAVSLVIPIIFSFIYVSKIESKGYIPCQGTPSGWMPGMATKYVTSEDLCLKKSE; this is translated from the coding sequence ATGTTGATAATAAGGCTTAAGGCCATTGCCGCCTTTTTTCTTTTTTTTATAATTGGATTGGGAGTGTTTTACTTTTCAATTCAAGAACTGATTGAGTACTTTAAGTTTCATGATGTGATAATATATTCTTGGATGGACTGTTTTGCCTTATTTTTCTCTTTTGTTGTTTTCCTTTTTTCTATATATCCCATTCATGTTGCTTTTTATGGTGTGCCTCTCCCACCGGATAAATCAAAGGGTACTTATAAAACAGTGCTTGTTTTTTTTGCTGTATCATTGGTAATACCTATTATTTTCTCTTTTATTTATGTAAGCAAAATAGAGTCTAAAGGATATATTCCGTGCCAAGGTACACCATCAGGATGGATGCCGGGAATGGCAACTAAATATGTAACGAGTGAAGATTTGTGCTTGAAAAAATCGGAGTGA
- the rsmI gene encoding 16S rRNA (cytidine(1402)-2'-O)-methyltransferase, with the protein MNQHDRAVISASTLYVVPTPIGNLGDITHRALEVLKGVDLIAAEDTRHTGLLLQHFAINARLFALHDHNEQQKADHLLAKLQAGQSIALVSDAGTPLINDPGYHLVRRCREAGIRVVPLPGACAAITALSAAGIASDRFCYEGFLPAKTKGRKDTLQALIEEPRTLIFYESTHRLLESLQDMVTVLGPQRYVVLARELTKTWESIHGAPVGELLAWVQEEETRRRGEMVLIVEGHKVQADDALPAAALRTLALLQKELPLKKAAALAAEIHGVKKNALYKHALEQDAQEQGDDEE; encoded by the coding sequence ATGAATCAACACGATCGAGCAGTGATTTCTGCATCTACGCTTTATGTGGTACCTACCCCAATCGGTAATCTAGGGGATATTACCCACCGGGCGTTAGAGGTACTGAAAGGCGTTGATTTGATTGCGGCAGAAGATACACGTCATACAGGGTTGCTGTTACAACATTTCGCGATCAACGCCCGCCTATTTGCACTTCATGACCATAACGAACAACAAAAAGCCGATCATTTACTGGCGAAACTGCAAGCAGGCCAGAGTATTGCACTGGTTTCAGATGCAGGCACACCACTTATTAACGATCCGGGCTACCATTTAGTGCGCCGTTGCCGTGAAGCTGGCATCAGAGTGGTGCCATTGCCGGGCGCATGTGCGGCGATTACCGCTCTCTCGGCCGCCGGTATTGCCTCAGATCGTTTTTGCTACGAAGGCTTCCTGCCTGCGAAAACCAAAGGACGTAAGGATACTCTGCAAGCGCTGATTGAGGAACCTCGAACCCTGATCTTCTACGAATCAACCCATCGCTTGTTAGAAAGTTTACAGGACATGGTAACTGTACTTGGCCCACAACGCTATGTGGTACTGGCCAGAGAACTCACCAAAACCTGGGAGTCTATCCACGGCGCGCCAGTTGGCGAGTTACTGGCTTGGGTTCAGGAAGAAGAAACCCGCCGCCGTGGTGAAATGGTCTTGATTGTCGAAGGCCATAAAGTACAGGCTGATGATGCACTGCCAGCTGCCGCCTTGCGTACTCTGGCGTTGTTACAAAAAGAGTTACCGCTGAAAAAAGCGGCGGCCCTGGCCGCAGAAATCCATGGTGTGAAAAAGAATGCGCTTTATAAGCATGCTTTGGAGCAAGATGCTCAAGAGCAGGGTGACGACGAAGAATAA
- a CDS encoding penicillin-binding protein activator, with protein MLSSTFVRSKAGLVPVVLAALILAACSGRAPQTPPVNIQDEASANSDYYLQQLQQSSDDNKANWQLLAIRAQLREGKVPQAAEQLGTLPADLNDTQRQEQQLLTAELLVAQKNNPAAADVLGKLDAGKLSANQQVRFYQAQIAANQGKATLPLVRAFIAQEPLLSDKAHQDNIDGTWQALAQLTPQELNNMVINADENVLQGWLDLLHVYQDNKQDPDLLKAGIKDWQNRYPQNPAAKNLPTALTQISNFSQASTAKIALLLPLSGPAQVFADAIQQGFTAAQNGLPVNAPAAVEPDAAASTPTEAAATPVTDVATPAPAPVATSNAQVKVYDTTTQPIAALLAQAQQDGATLVVGPLLKPEVEQLSATPSTLNILALNQPEVSTNSPNICYFALSPEDEARDAAHHLWSQEKRMPLLLTPRGALGDRIAKAFAEEWQKQGGQTVLQQNFGSTTELKQAINSGAGIRLTGQPVSVSNVPAAAPASVTIAGLTIPAPPVDAPVVSTSAGGNIDAVYIIATPAELTLIKPMIDMATSTRSKPALFASSRSYQAGAGPDYRLEMEGIQFSDIPLMAGTNPALMQQAAAKFANDYSLVRLYAMGIDAWTLSNHFAEMRQIPGFQVSGTTGDLTASADCVITRKLPWLQYRQGMVVPAA; from the coding sequence ATGCTTTCCTCAACATTCGTTCGTTCCAAAGCAGGGCTCGTCCCTGTTGTGCTGGCTGCTTTAATACTGGCAGCCTGTTCAGGCAGAGCACCACAGACGCCGCCCGTCAATATACAGGACGAAGCCAGCGCTAACTCTGACTATTATCTGCAACAGTTGCAACAGAGCAGTGATGATAACAAGGCTAACTGGCAATTACTTGCCATTCGTGCCCAGTTACGCGAAGGGAAAGTCCCTCAAGCGGCAGAACAACTTGGAACTTTGCCCGCTGACCTGAATGACACACAGCGCCAGGAACAGCAATTACTGACCGCAGAATTGCTGGTTGCTCAAAAAAATAATCCTGCGGCTGCTGATGTTTTAGGCAAGTTGGATGCCGGGAAGCTCTCAGCCAATCAACAAGTGCGCTTCTATCAAGCACAGATTGCCGCCAATCAAGGCAAAGCAACTTTGCCGTTGGTGCGTGCATTCATTGCTCAAGAACCTCTGCTCAGTGATAAAGCACATCAAGATAATATTGATGGTACCTGGCAAGCTCTGGCCCAGCTCACCCCTCAAGAATTGAATAACATGGTGATTAACGCGGACGAAAATGTTCTGCAAGGCTGGCTGGATTTGCTACATGTGTATCAGGATAACAAGCAAGATCCTGACCTGCTGAAAGCCGGTATTAAAGATTGGCAAAATCGTTATCCGCAAAATCCGGCGGCAAAAAATCTGCCAACAGCATTAACGCAAATCAGTAACTTCAGCCAGGCATCTACGGCGAAAATCGCCTTGTTGCTGCCATTAAGTGGCCCGGCACAAGTCTTTGCCGATGCTATCCAACAAGGTTTTACTGCCGCACAGAATGGCTTGCCAGTCAACGCCCCTGCTGCTGTAGAGCCCGATGCAGCAGCAAGCACGCCAACAGAGGCCGCGGCGACACCGGTTACAGATGTGGCTACACCAGCGCCAGCACCTGTTGCCACCAGCAATGCACAGGTCAAAGTCTACGATACCACTACTCAGCCGATTGCCGCTTTGCTCGCACAAGCCCAGCAAGATGGCGCGACATTGGTGGTTGGCCCGCTGCTGAAGCCCGAAGTTGAACAACTGAGCGCGACCCCCAGTACACTGAATATTCTGGCGCTGAATCAGCCGGAAGTCAGCACCAACAGCCCGAATATCTGTTATTTCGCCCTCTCTCCTGAAGATGAAGCCCGCGATGCCGCGCATCATTTATGGAGCCAGGAAAAGAGAATGCCGCTGTTGCTCACCCCGCGTGGTGCTTTGGGTGACCGCATCGCCAAGGCCTTTGCAGAAGAGTGGCAGAAGCAAGGTGGTCAGACGGTATTGCAACAAAACTTCGGTTCTACTACGGAGTTAAAACAAGCTATCAACAGTGGCGCGGGCATCCGCCTGACCGGTCAACCGGTTAGCGTTTCAAACGTACCGGCTGCTGCTCCGGCATCCGTCACTATTGCTGGCCTGACCATCCCTGCGCCGCCAGTCGATGCGCCGGTAGTTTCAACCTCTGCCGGTGGTAACATTGATGCGGTCTATATCATTGCGACACCTGCCGAGCTGACACTGATTAAGCCGATGATTGATATGGCGACCAGCACCCGCAGTAAACCGGCGCTGTTTGCCAGCTCACGCAGCTATCAAGCGGGTGCAGGCCCGGATTACCGCCTGGAGATGGAAGGCATTCAGTTTAGTGATATCCCACTGATGGCGGGCACGAACCCAGCTCTGATGCAACAAGCGGCAGCCAAATTTGCCAACGACTATTCGCTGGTGCGTTTGTACGCTATGGGCATTGATGCATGGACATTATCGAATCATTTTGCTGAAATGCGCCAAATTCCGGGTTTCCAGGTCAGCGGCACCACCGGTGATTTAACGGCATCAGCCGATTGTGTTATTACCCGCAAACTGCCTTGGCTGCAATACCGCCAGGGCATGGTCGTACCCGCGGCGTAA
- the diaA gene encoding DnaA initiator-associating protein DiaA: MLDRIKGCFTESIQTQIAAAEALPDAISRAAMTLVQSLLNGNKILCCGNGTSAANAQHFAASMINRFETERPSLPAIALNADNVVLTAITNDRLHDEVYAKQVRALGHAGDVLLAISTRGNSRDIVKAVEAAVTRDMTIVALTGYDGGELAGLLGQQDVEIRIPSHRSARVQELHMLTVNCLCDLIDNTLFPHQDD, from the coding sequence GTGCTGGATAGAATCAAAGGTTGTTTTACAGAAAGTATTCAAACCCAGATTGCCGCGGCTGAGGCTCTGCCGGATGCCATATCCCGTGCAGCAATGACGTTGGTTCAGTCACTGCTCAACGGCAATAAAATTCTCTGCTGCGGTAATGGGACTTCTGCGGCTAACGCACAACACTTTGCGGCTAGCATGATAAACCGTTTTGAAACAGAACGGCCTAGCCTGCCTGCTATTGCTTTAAATGCTGATAATGTCGTGCTGACGGCGATCACTAATGACCGCTTGCATGATGAAGTCTATGCCAAACAAGTGCGCGCGCTGGGTCATGCAGGCGATGTTTTGCTCGCTATTTCCACTCGTGGCAATAGCCGTGATATTGTGAAAGCGGTCGAGGCCGCCGTCACCCGTGATATGACCATCGTCGCGCTTACCGGTTATGATGGCGGTGAGCTGGCGGGGTTGTTAGGTCAGCAGGATGTTGAAATCCGCATACCTTCGCACCGTAGCGCTCGGGTTCAAGAATTACACATGCTGACAGTGAATTGCTTGTGTGACTTAATTGACAACACTCTATTTCCTCACCAGGACGATTAA